Proteins encoded in a region of the Thermodesulfobacteriota bacterium genome:
- a CDS encoding ATP synthase F0 subunit B — MLRRTLALSLLAGALLLLPGLVWAAADTGRSPLYDLAMKFVNFGILAGGLFYFLRKPVSQALAQRRDGIKKELEEALAARDAAEAKYQEHKARVAALESEIQSIHADFKAEGERQRERILADAEKAAASIRRQVEAAAANEVKRATDELRSEAAALAVQLAQELLSKAYTPEDQKKAVELTIQNIGRVH; from the coding sequence ATGCTCCGCCGCACCCTCGCCTTGTCGCTCCTCGCCGGGGCACTCCTCCTTCTCCCCGGCCTCGTCTGGGCCGCTGCCGACACCGGCCGCTCGCCCCTCTACGATCTCGCCATGAAGTTCGTCAACTTCGGCATCCTGGCCGGAGGCCTCTTCTACTTCCTCCGAAAGCCCGTGTCCCAGGCCCTGGCCCAGCGCCGCGACGGCATCAAGAAAGAGCTCGAGGAGGCCCTTGCCGCCCGGGACGCCGCCGAGGCCAAGTACCAGGAGCACAAGGCCCGCGTCGCCGCCCTGGAGAGCGAGATCCAGAGCATCCACGCCGACTTCAAGGCCGAGGGGGAGCGCCAGAGGGAGCGGATCCTGGCCGACGCCGAGAAGGCCGCCGCTTCCATCCGGCGCCAGGTGGAGGCCGCCGCCGCCAACGAGGTGAAGCGCGCCACCGACGAACTGCGCTCCGAGGCCGCCGCGCTGGCGGTCCAGCTGGCCCAGGAGCTCCTCTCCAAGGCCTACACCCCCGAGGACCAGAAGAAGGCCGTCGAGCTCACCATCCAGAACATCGGGAGGGTGCATTGA
- the atpF gene encoding F0F1 ATP synthase subunit B codes for MININATLLVQLVNFLLLMYLLNRLLFRPMLRVLEERSDRTEGRRKQAAQLSSESQALWDDYQKRLQAAKADADRTRTQVIRQAEAQRDRLLEAASGEADKAVTQVRARLRAESEDARKALRAQVAPLATAVAQRILGRAV; via the coding sequence GTGATCAACATCAACGCCACGCTGCTCGTGCAGCTCGTCAACTTTCTGCTCCTCATGTACCTCCTGAACCGCCTCCTCTTTCGCCCCATGCTCCGGGTGCTCGAGGAGCGAAGCGACCGCACCGAGGGCCGCCGCAAGCAGGCCGCCCAGCTCTCCTCCGAGAGCCAGGCCCTTTGGGACGACTATCAGAAGCGCCTCCAGGCCGCCAAGGCCGACGCCGACCGCACCCGCACCCAGGTGATCCGCCAGGCCGAGGCGCAGCGCGACCGATTGCTGGAAGCGGCCTCCGGCGAGGCGGACAAGGCGGTCACCCAGGTACGAGCCCGCCTGCGGGCCGAGTCCGAGGACGCCCGCAAGGCCCTTCGCGCCCAGGTCGCCCCGCTTGCGACTGCCGTCGCCCAGCGCATCCTCGGGAGGGCCGTCTGA